A single genomic interval of Juglans regia cultivar Chandler chromosome 1, Walnut 2.0, whole genome shotgun sequence harbors:
- the LOC108984563 gene encoding translation initiation factor eIF-2B subunit delta isoform X1: MEPRRAPRTVIDPKVRQVGFFAPGAPPERAVSGPPAPIASSSSSSPPVSDLSPSLSPVMIPPPRHSSADNALLPSSSSSRPVPASPLRQDSLTPASGRRYSKPSEFFPAMSLTASSSYAGRMVGNAEFSDDLRGNMVTVVPAASSFPSGGFDLTAVKASSVPASGLTTVSVVKMMPPGITVYDPETIVEKVGGSVEVQNDRPESSKPLKEKTSKAERRALQEAQRAAKAAAKAEGSKVPASSGAVMGANAKPTKATKSHSQKNDSATVAGSEKRGGDRLSEKDRKKDAPHPRMQYDDKIRVEKAKRRAVVKQTEARNRVELFRHLPQYEHGTQLPDLESKFFQLDPVHPAVYKVGLQYLSGSISGGNARCIAMLEAFREAIKDYSTPSEKTLSRDLTAKINSYVSFLIECRPLSISMGNAIRFLKSRIAKVPLTLSESEAKALLQSDIEHFINEKIILADNVIVNHAVTKIKDGDVLLTYGSSSAVEMILLHAHELGKQFRVVVVDSRPKLEGKLLLRRLVGKGLSCTYTNINAISYIMREVTQVFLGASSVLSNGTVYSRVGTACVAMVAHEFRVPVLVCCEAYKFHERVLLDSICSNELGDPDVISEVPGRDDINYLDGLTNSENLQLLNLIYDATPSDYVSMIVTDYGMVPPTSVPVIVREYRREHVWV, from the exons ATGGAGCCCCGCCGAGCTCCACGCACGGTGATCGACCCCAAGGTCCGGCAAGTGGGATTCTTTGCTCCAGGGGCCCCGCCTGAGCGCGCTGTCTCAGGCCCACCCGCCCCGATCGCATCATCTTCCTCCTCATCCCCTCCCGTATCTGacctctccccctccctctctccagTCATGATCCCTCCTCCACGTCACTCCTCCGCCGACAACGCCCTCCTCCCCTCCTCATCCTCTTCCCGTCCGGTTCCGGCCTCCCCTCTCCGCCAAGACTCCCTCACCCCCGCCTCTGGGAGGAGATACAGTAAACCGTCGGAGTTCTTTCCTGCCATGTCCCTAACGGCCTCATCGTCCTATGCCGGTAGGATGGTGGGAAACGCGGAGTTTTCCGACGACTTGAGGGGAAATATGGTAACAGTGGTCCCCGCTGCGTCGTCGTTTCCGAGTGGAGGGTTTGATCTAACGGCCGTGAAGGCGAGTAGCGTGCCTGCTAGTGGGTTGACGACAGTGTCAGTGGTGAAGATGATGCCTCCTGGTATTACTG TTTATGACCCAGAAACAATAGTAGAAAAAGTAGGAGGATCAGTTGAAGTGCAAAATGACCGGCCTGAAAGCTCAAAACCACTGAAGGAGAAAACTTCAAAAGCTGAAAGGCGTGCCCTTCAAGAGGCTCAACGAGCTGCAAAAGCTGCTGCAAAAG CTGAAGGAAGTAAAGTACCTGCATCTTCTGGGGCAGTGATGGGAGCAAATGCAAAACCAACTAAAGCCACGAAGTCTCATTCACAAAAGAATGACAGTGCTACAGTTGCAGGTTCTGAGAAGAGGGGAGGTGACCGCCTATCagaaaaagatagaaagaaagatgCTCCTCATCCACGCATGCAGTATGATGATAAGATCCGAGTGGAAAAGGCAAAAAGGCGTGCAGTTGTAAAACAAACTGAAGCTAGGAACAGAGTTGAATTGTTTAGGCATTTGCCTCAATATGAACATGGAACTCAGCTTCCTGATCTCGAGTCAAAATTTTTCCAACTTGATCCTGTTCATCCTGCAGTTTACAAG GTTGGACTACAGTATTTATCTGGAAGTATATCTGGTGGCAATGCTCGTTGCATTGCAATGCTTGAAGCATTTCGAGAAGCTATCAAAGATTACTCAACACCATCTGAAAAAACTCTCAGTAGAGACTTAACTGCAAAAATAAATAGTTATGTTTCATTTCTTATTGAGTGCAGGCCTCTTTCAATCAGCATGGGTAATGCAATTAGGTTTCTAAAAAGTCGTATTGCAAAGGTACCTTTGACTCTGTCTGAATCAGAAGCAAAAGCATTGCTTCAGTCAGACATTGAGCATTTCATAAATGAGAAGATCATACTTGCAGACAATGTGATAGTCAATCATGCTGTTACAAAAATAAAGGATGGCGATGTTCTTCTTACATATGGGTCATCTTCTGCAGTTGAAATGATTCTATTACATGCCCATGAGCTTGGCAAACAGTTCCGTGTTGTGGTAGTGGACTCTCGCCCGAAGCTTGAGGGGAAACTTTTACTTCGTAGGTTGGTGGGAAAGGGCCTTAGCTGTACTTACACTAATATAAATGCCATTTCTTATATCATGCGTGAAGTTACTCAAGTTTTTCTGGGTGCTTCATCAGTATTGTCTAATGGAACAGTTTACTCAAGAGTTGGAACTGCATGTGTTGCTATGGTTGCTCATGAATTCCGTGTACCAGTCTTAGTTTGTTGTGAGGCATATAAATTTCACGAAAGGGTACTGCTTGATTCGATATGCTCAAATGAACTCG GTGATCCAGATGTCATTTCAGAAGTTCCTGGTAGAGATGACATTAACTATTTGGATGGTCTTACTAATAGCGAGAACCTGCAACTTCTGAATCTGAT TTATGATGCAACACCTTCAGATTATGTTTCAATGATAGTCACTGATTATGGCATG GTCCCACCCACCAGTGTGCCTGTCATTGTGCGAGAGTATCGGAGAGAACACGTATGGGTATAA
- the LOC108984552 gene encoding transcription factor CYCLOIDEA-like — translation MFSSTSSLNPPPHFPSSSDHHFPPPFANHELGDIFLNQYHHDPLSGPFLPTNAPFPGNVNFAVSKHPTMNRENDIGEYPPSLSNFLVNKPVKKDRHSKIYTSQGLRDRRVRLSIGIARKFFDLQDMLGFDKASQTLDWLLTKSRKAIKEVAQMKQNFSGHAKRLSPCSSEYDVFSGINAVTDSEKLEGRVSKSKSLLSSSVSNDKKTKTLSKGAIHLLAKESRAKARARARERTREKMCTERLHESKKCPTGPQILQQYLSPQSQRADSERPSKVVAVEIEELHSHLADQGLRASLIDQESVVIRKKLKPSGRLDYHQPNLVISKDLSSTNGNSNYFPNLSLTWGINSAVAVRSSFFTVGNMNHSN, via the coding sequence ATGTTCTCTTCCACCAGCAGTCTCAATCCTCCTCCACACTTTCCCTCATCCTCAGACCACCATTTTCCTCCTCCTTTTGCTAACCACGAGCTTGGCGACATTTTCCTGAACCAATACCATCACGACCCGCTTTCCGGTCCATTTTTACCCACCAATGCTCCATTTCCAGGAAACGTCAATTTTGCAGTTTCAAAACATCCAACTATGAATAGGGAAAACGATATTGGAGAGTACCCACCTAGTTTATCCAATTTCCTTGTCAACAAACCAGTGAAGAAAGATCGGCACAGCAAGATTTACACGTCCCAGGGCTTGAGGGATCGACGGGTGAGACTGTCCATTGGGATTGCCCGCAAGTTCTTTGATCTCCAGGACATGCTAGGGTTTGACAAAGCTAGTCAAACCCTAGACTGGCTGCTGACCAAGTCTAGAAAAGCGATCAAAGAAGTTGCACAAATGAAGCAGAACTTTAGTGGGCATGCCAAGCGTTTGTCTCCCTGCAGTTCTGAATATGACGTGTTTTCCGGAATCAACGCGGTCACCGATAGCGAGAAACTAGAAGGGAGAGTTTCGAAGAGCAAGTCATTGCTAAGTTCTAGTGTTTCGAACGACAAGAAGACGAAAACGCTGAGTAAAGGTGCCATTCATCTTCTTGCCAAAGAGTCGAGGGCGAAGGCAAGAGCAAGGGCAAGGGAAAGGACAAGGGAAAAAATGTGCACTGAAAGGCTGCACGAGTCGAAAAAATGTCCAACAGGACCTCAAATTCTACAACAATATTTGAGCCCACAAAGTCAGCGTGCAGATAGTGAAAGACCCTCCAAGGTGGTGGCGGTCGAAATTGAAGAACTACACTCTCACCTAGCGGATCAAGGACTAAGAGCAAGCCTTATTGATCAGGAATCCGTAGTGATCAGAAAAAAGTTGAAGCCATCTGGGAGATTGGATTATCATCAGCCAAACTTGGTGATCTCGAAAGATCTAAGCTCCACCAATGGGAATAGCAACTACTTTCCCAATTTATCTCTCACTTGGGGCATTAATAGCGCAGTTGCAGTACGCTCTAGCTTTTTTACCGTCGGCAACATGAAtcattctaattaa
- the LOC108984544 gene encoding cyclin-B1-2-like, with translation MDAPKTIAHEIGGIQNDALRFGLHGVKSDIVGSHPLESAYQSARSSQEEMKRKILINTYGSAFPLKLDLDKQILCRFQRPPGAIPSSMLGLEALTGSLDDFGFEDYLNDPRDSETFRPLDMHHGMEVRLGVSKGPVCPSFI, from the exons ATGGACGCACCGAAGACCATAGCACACGAAATCGGAGGGATCCAAAATGACGCTCTTCGATTTGGACTTCATGGCGTCAAGAGCGACATCGTCGGATCGCATCCTCTGGAATCCGCTTACCAATCT GCAAGGAGCTCACAGGAggagatgaagaggaagatCTTGATAAACACCTACGGAAGTGCTTTCCCATTGAAGTTGGATCTTGACAAGCAAATTCTTTGTCG ATTTCAGAGGCCTCCAGGAGCAATTCCATCTTCAATGCTGGGTTTGGAGGCTCTTACAGGTAGCTTGGATGACTTTGGCTTCGAGGATTATCTGAATG ACCCTCGTGACTCAGAGACTTTCCGACCTCTGGACATGCATCATGGGATGGAAGTTCGTCTTGGTGTTTCTAAGGGACCGGTCTGCCCAAGTTTCATATGA
- the LOC108984563 gene encoding translation initiation factor eIF-2B subunit delta isoform X2 has translation MEPRRAPRTVIDPKVRQVGFFAPGAPPERAVSGPPAPIASSSSSSPPVSDLSPSLSPVMIPPPRHSSADNALLPSSSSSRPVPASPLRQDSLTPASGRRYSKPSEFFPAMSLTASSSYAGRMVGNAEFSDDLRGNMVTVVPAASSFPSGGFDLTAVKASSVPASGLTTVSVVKMMPPVYDPETIVEKVGGSVEVQNDRPESSKPLKEKTSKAERRALQEAQRAAKAAAKAEGSKVPASSGAVMGANAKPTKATKSHSQKNDSATVAGSEKRGGDRLSEKDRKKDAPHPRMQYDDKIRVEKAKRRAVVKQTEARNRVELFRHLPQYEHGTQLPDLESKFFQLDPVHPAVYKVGLQYLSGSISGGNARCIAMLEAFREAIKDYSTPSEKTLSRDLTAKINSYVSFLIECRPLSISMGNAIRFLKSRIAKVPLTLSESEAKALLQSDIEHFINEKIILADNVIVNHAVTKIKDGDVLLTYGSSSAVEMILLHAHELGKQFRVVVVDSRPKLEGKLLLRRLVGKGLSCTYTNINAISYIMREVTQVFLGASSVLSNGTVYSRVGTACVAMVAHEFRVPVLVCCEAYKFHERVLLDSICSNELGDPDVISEVPGRDDINYLDGLTNSENLQLLNLIYDATPSDYVSMIVTDYGMVPPTSVPVIVREYRREHVWV, from the exons ATGGAGCCCCGCCGAGCTCCACGCACGGTGATCGACCCCAAGGTCCGGCAAGTGGGATTCTTTGCTCCAGGGGCCCCGCCTGAGCGCGCTGTCTCAGGCCCACCCGCCCCGATCGCATCATCTTCCTCCTCATCCCCTCCCGTATCTGacctctccccctccctctctccagTCATGATCCCTCCTCCACGTCACTCCTCCGCCGACAACGCCCTCCTCCCCTCCTCATCCTCTTCCCGTCCGGTTCCGGCCTCCCCTCTCCGCCAAGACTCCCTCACCCCCGCCTCTGGGAGGAGATACAGTAAACCGTCGGAGTTCTTTCCTGCCATGTCCCTAACGGCCTCATCGTCCTATGCCGGTAGGATGGTGGGAAACGCGGAGTTTTCCGACGACTTGAGGGGAAATATGGTAACAGTGGTCCCCGCTGCGTCGTCGTTTCCGAGTGGAGGGTTTGATCTAACGGCCGTGAAGGCGAGTAGCGTGCCTGCTAGTGGGTTGACGACAGTGTCAGTGGTGAAGATGATGCCTCCTG TTTATGACCCAGAAACAATAGTAGAAAAAGTAGGAGGATCAGTTGAAGTGCAAAATGACCGGCCTGAAAGCTCAAAACCACTGAAGGAGAAAACTTCAAAAGCTGAAAGGCGTGCCCTTCAAGAGGCTCAACGAGCTGCAAAAGCTGCTGCAAAAG CTGAAGGAAGTAAAGTACCTGCATCTTCTGGGGCAGTGATGGGAGCAAATGCAAAACCAACTAAAGCCACGAAGTCTCATTCACAAAAGAATGACAGTGCTACAGTTGCAGGTTCTGAGAAGAGGGGAGGTGACCGCCTATCagaaaaagatagaaagaaagatgCTCCTCATCCACGCATGCAGTATGATGATAAGATCCGAGTGGAAAAGGCAAAAAGGCGTGCAGTTGTAAAACAAACTGAAGCTAGGAACAGAGTTGAATTGTTTAGGCATTTGCCTCAATATGAACATGGAACTCAGCTTCCTGATCTCGAGTCAAAATTTTTCCAACTTGATCCTGTTCATCCTGCAGTTTACAAG GTTGGACTACAGTATTTATCTGGAAGTATATCTGGTGGCAATGCTCGTTGCATTGCAATGCTTGAAGCATTTCGAGAAGCTATCAAAGATTACTCAACACCATCTGAAAAAACTCTCAGTAGAGACTTAACTGCAAAAATAAATAGTTATGTTTCATTTCTTATTGAGTGCAGGCCTCTTTCAATCAGCATGGGTAATGCAATTAGGTTTCTAAAAAGTCGTATTGCAAAGGTACCTTTGACTCTGTCTGAATCAGAAGCAAAAGCATTGCTTCAGTCAGACATTGAGCATTTCATAAATGAGAAGATCATACTTGCAGACAATGTGATAGTCAATCATGCTGTTACAAAAATAAAGGATGGCGATGTTCTTCTTACATATGGGTCATCTTCTGCAGTTGAAATGATTCTATTACATGCCCATGAGCTTGGCAAACAGTTCCGTGTTGTGGTAGTGGACTCTCGCCCGAAGCTTGAGGGGAAACTTTTACTTCGTAGGTTGGTGGGAAAGGGCCTTAGCTGTACTTACACTAATATAAATGCCATTTCTTATATCATGCGTGAAGTTACTCAAGTTTTTCTGGGTGCTTCATCAGTATTGTCTAATGGAACAGTTTACTCAAGAGTTGGAACTGCATGTGTTGCTATGGTTGCTCATGAATTCCGTGTACCAGTCTTAGTTTGTTGTGAGGCATATAAATTTCACGAAAGGGTACTGCTTGATTCGATATGCTCAAATGAACTCG GTGATCCAGATGTCATTTCAGAAGTTCCTGGTAGAGATGACATTAACTATTTGGATGGTCTTACTAATAGCGAGAACCTGCAACTTCTGAATCTGAT TTATGATGCAACACCTTCAGATTATGTTTCAATGATAGTCACTGATTATGGCATG GTCCCACCCACCAGTGTGCCTGTCATTGTGCGAGAGTATCGGAGAGAACACGTATGGGTATAA